In Rutidosis leptorrhynchoides isolate AG116_Rl617_1_P2 chromosome 2, CSIRO_AGI_Rlap_v1, whole genome shotgun sequence, one genomic interval encodes:
- the LOC139892473 gene encoding serine/threonine/tyrosine-protein kinase HT1-like has translation MKKLNWFKQISNNGKLERRLSLGEYKRAISWSKYLVSSGGEIKSNIDIDEEELEESEWSADMSQLFIGNKFATGRHSRVYRGVYKQKDVAIKLVSQPEEDGDLASMLEKQFTSEVELLFRLQHPNIITLIAACKKPPVFCIITEYLAGGSLRAYLHQQEPYSVPPNLVLKMALDIAWGMQYLHSQGILHRDLKSENLLLGEDMSVKVADFGISCLESQCGSAKGFTGTYRWMAPEMIREKKHTKKIDVYSFAIVLWELFTALTPFDDMTPEQAAFAVCQKNARPPLPDSCPGAFRQLIKRCWSSKPDKRPGFDEIVRILERYLECVEEDVDFLTKYEPGNGGLFKCRHGCFRYSKSGSGKA, from the exons atgaagaaattaaactggtttaaACAAATTTCAAACAATGGGAAGCTGGAAAGGAGATTATCACTTGGAGAATACAAAAGAGCGATTTCATGGTCGAAATATTTAGTATCATCTGGAGGTGAAATTAAATCGAATATCGATATTGATGAAGAAGAATTAGAAGAATCAGAATGGAGTGCTGATATGTCACAATTGTTTATTGGTAACAAATTTGCTACAGGAAGACATAGTAGGGTTTATAGAGGTGTTTATAAACAGAAAGATGTTGCTATTAAGTTAGTTAGTCAACCTGAAGAAGATGGTGATTTGGCTTCAATGTTGGAGAAACAATTTACCTCTGAAGTTGAGTTGTTGTTTCGCCTTCAACACCCAAATATCATCACT ttGATTGCGGCTTGTAAGAAACCTCCCGTCTTTTGCATAATTACCGAGTACTTAGCGGGTGGTTCACTAAGGGCATATCTTCATCAACAGGAGCCATATTCAGTGCCACCGAATTTAGTCTTAAAGATGGCTCTTGACATTGCATGGGGAATGCAATATCTTCATTCACAGGGTATACTTCACCgggatttaaaatctgaaaatctACTACTCGGTGAAGACATGAGTGTAAAAGTAGCCGATTTTGGCATTTCATGTTTAGAATCTCAATGCGGTAGTGCGAAAGGATTCACGGGTACTTATCGTTGGATGGCACCAGAAATGATCAGAGAGAAGAAACATACAAAGAAAATCGACGTTTACAGTTTTGCAATTGTTTTGTGGGAGCTTTTTACTGCATTAACGCCATTCGATGACATGACTCCAGAACAAGCTGCATTTGCAGTCTGTCAGAag AATGCTAGACCTCCATTACCTGATTCATGTCCAGGTGCATTTCGCCAACTTATAAAGCGATGCTGGTCTAGCAAACCCGATAAGCGGCCGGGATTTGATGAAATAGTGAGGATTTTGGAGAGATATTTAGAATGTGTGGAGGAAGATGTTGATTTCTTGACAAAGTATGAACCTGGTAACGGTGGTTTATTTAAATGCCGCCATGGATGCTTCCGTTATTCTAAAAGTGGTTCCGGGAAAGCATAG